Proteins encoded by one window of Leptospiraceae bacterium:
- a CDS encoding PH domain-containing protein, with translation MFKKIKSKYKAYTEARFQSWTGLASGEITVYRSNRFFVFLLMVGLTGLAVYGYSFYPKLASLLSDGFLFFHFPKIFNLKVPEPNFFTQIAQYFLIALIGFHWISLEIILLEYFFSCMYLSKSQRTIIFIESNLFKRKIHILKEKKVQHELEDTLITRIFGIGTLTLHLGNGESWKIRSISKARLALNEIISFDKK, from the coding sequence ATGTTTAAAAAAATAAAATCCAAATACAAAGCCTACACAGAAGCGAGATTCCAATCGTGGACAGGCTTAGCATCAGGGGAAATAACTGTTTACCGCTCGAATAGATTCTTTGTATTTTTACTAATGGTCGGCTTAACAGGATTAGCCGTTTATGGGTATAGCTTTTATCCTAAGTTAGCAAGTCTACTCAGTGACGGATTTTTATTTTTTCATTTTCCTAAGATATTTAATTTAAAAGTTCCAGAGCCTAATTTCTTTACGCAAATTGCTCAGTATTTTTTAATAGCCCTCATTGGGTTTCACTGGATTAGCCTTGAAATAATCTTACTGGAATATTTTTTTTCTTGTATGTATCTTTCCAAAAGTCAGCGAACGATTATCTTTATAGAGAGTAATCTTTTCAAAAGAAAGATTCATATTCTAAAAGAGAAAAAAGTCCAGCACGAGCTTGAGGATACTCTGATTACCCGCATCTTCGGAATTGGCACTTTGACTTTGCATCTTGGAAATGGCGAAAGCTGGAAGATTCGTTCTATTAGCAAGGCAAGACTTGCTTTAAATGAGATAATTAGTTTTGATAAGAAATGA
- a CDS encoding arsenate reductase ArsC: MKKILVLCTGNSCRSQMAEGFLRYFANGKAEIYSAGIETHGVNPNAILYMKEAGIDISKHTSNHVNEYEKVQFDFIITVCDHAKENCPYIPSNAKRFHHNFSDPSKVKGSEEEIANAFRKTRDEVKEYSKKFIEENL; encoded by the coding sequence ATGAAAAAAATTTTAGTTTTATGCACAGGAAATAGTTGCAGAAGTCAAATGGCAGAAGGCTTTCTACGATACTTCGCAAATGGAAAAGCAGAAATTTATAGTGCTGGAATTGAAACTCACGGAGTAAATCCCAATGCAATATTGTATATGAAAGAAGCCGGAATTGATATTTCCAAACATACTTCCAATCATGTGAACGAATATGAGAAAGTTCAATTTGATTTTATCATTACTGTTTGCGATCATGCAAAAGAAAACTGTCCCTACATTCCTTCGAACGCAAAAAGATTTCATCACAATTTTTCAGATCCATCTAAGGTAAAGGGAAGTGAAGAAGAAATTGCAAATGCTTTTCGAAAAACGCGGGATGAAGTAAAAGAATACAGTAAAAAATTTATAGAGGAAAATTTATAA
- a CDS encoding SpoIIE family protein phosphatase encodes MGKSMQGASGAIVIGTAILNILWQAKNKGISNLSAEEWLQFTVLELNNIFLTFDGSMIVSAFFGLIGETNRDLLFSNFEHPQVVLFRDNKASFLELNNQNPKLGLISVNSIPIERKFLQSNDILIIGSDGKDDIELSSNSEGRSINEDETAILELIEKSEGNLKKIEMLLEEKGTLIDDLSLMSISIS; translated from the coding sequence ATGGGAAAATCTATGCAAGGGGCAAGTGGAGCGATAGTCATTGGAACAGCCATTTTAAATATTCTCTGGCAAGCTAAGAACAAAGGCATATCCAACTTATCCGCAGAAGAATGGCTTCAATTTACAGTTTTAGAATTAAATAATATATTTCTAACATTTGATGGTTCTATGATTGTATCAGCTTTTTTTGGTTTGATAGGTGAGACTAATCGTGATTTGCTTTTCAGTAATTTTGAGCATCCACAGGTAGTTCTTTTTAGAGATAACAAAGCAAGTTTTTTAGAACTGAACAATCAAAATCCTAAACTGGGACTTATTTCGGTTAATTCAATTCCGATTGAACGAAAATTTCTACAGTCAAATGATATCCTGATTATTGGAAGTGACGGAAAAGATGATATCGAACTAAGCTCTAATAGCGAAGGTCGATCTATCAATGAAGATGAAACAGCAATTTTAGAACTTATTGAAAAAAGTGAAGGAAACCTTAAAAAAATAGAAATGCTTCTAGAAGAAAAAGGAACTCTCATTGATGATTTATCTCTAATGAGCATAAGCATTTCCTAA
- a CDS encoding GAF domain-containing protein, producing MEIFKELISQNPIGILVWSQAGLIKYTNQSLLGLLNYKTFPSSLNDCASEESNQNELNILKSLQNSNKKFRTYTKEFFSENKETIKLDVMTSQVSYEGETYYYSQIRKHKPITSISKTETLKKQNEVLLKLTKSETIDSGDLEASVKEITEAATEALGCERSSVWFYTEDNQSILSMDLFQKTQTLHSSGAELFANVFPAYFKYLSEERVLGADNAHTDPSTHEFSKVYLTPLNIKSMLDAPIRLHGKWSESFAMKPLVILETGHKRN from the coding sequence ATGGAAATTTTTAAAGAGTTAATTTCTCAAAATCCAATTGGAATTTTAGTCTGGTCACAGGCTGGATTAATAAAGTATACAAATCAATCCCTGCTTGGTTTGTTAAATTATAAAACATTTCCGTCCAGTTTAAACGATTGCGCAAGTGAAGAATCAAACCAGAATGAATTAAATATACTTAAGTCCCTGCAAAACTCTAATAAAAAATTTAGAACTTACACAAAAGAATTTTTCTCTGAAAACAAAGAGACTATTAAGCTTGATGTAATGACAAGCCAGGTGTCTTACGAAGGGGAAACTTACTATTACTCGCAAATAAGAAAGCATAAACCAATCACGAGCATTTCAAAAACAGAAACTTTAAAAAAGCAAAATGAAGTCTTACTCAAATTAACCAAAAGTGAAACCATTGACAGTGGAGATTTAGAAGCTTCCGTAAAAGAAATAACAGAAGCAGCAACAGAAGCTCTAGGATGCGAAAGATCAAGTGTATGGTTTTATACCGAGGATAATCAATCGATACTCTCAATGGATTTATTTCAGAAAACGCAAACTCTTCATTCCAGTGGAGCTGAACTTTTTGCGAATGTTTTTCCTGCTTATTTTAAATATCTTTCCGAAGAAAGAGTTCTCGGTGCGGATAACGCGCATACTGACCCGAGCACGCATGAATTTAGTAAAGTATATTTAACGCCACTGAACATCAAATCGATGTTAGACGCTCCGATTCGTCTTCACGGAAAATGGTCGGAGTCATTTGCAATGAAACCGTTGGTGATTTTAGAAACTGGACACAAGAGGAATTAA
- a CDS encoding winged helix-turn-helix transcriptional regulator, whose protein sequence is MALNKKNEFDKDMIKLSEFAKALSHPARIAILQTIAEKKECICGEIVEVIPLAQSTVSQHLKDLKDVGFIQGDIDGAKSCYCINWKKLDEFYNSINQVYKSLNKYKKNSKLDCKN, encoded by the coding sequence ATGGCTCTTAACAAGAAGAATGAATTCGATAAAGATATGATAAAATTGTCGGAGTTTGCGAAAGCGCTTTCGCATCCTGCAAGAATCGCAATTTTACAAACGATAGCAGAAAAAAAAGAATGTATCTGCGGGGAAATTGTAGAAGTAATTCCACTCGCTCAATCAACGGTGTCTCAACATTTAAAAGACCTAAAGGACGTAGGATTTATTCAAGGTGATATAGATGGTGCAAAGTCTTGCTACTGTATTAATTGGAAAAAGCTAGATGAGTTTTACAATTCTATCAATCAAGTTTATAAAAGTTTAAATAAGTATAAGAAGAATTCAAAGTTAGATTGCAAGAATTAA